A single genomic interval of Camelina sativa cultivar DH55 chromosome 11, Cs, whole genome shotgun sequence harbors:
- the LOC104721068 gene encoding uncharacterized protein LOC104721068, with protein sequence MAIVGEIVEVQGLSGGKDGFRITSRLFFRVLSVSGGALNGFKLIFSCLMTSWTTLSHSVLSLAGSDRQRFSRTRLEDSIYKNTSQPPYLFRPALAKSNLSMVPLLGKVPSQPSNGQGDALVSLQSGLSGSWCGFNGIFVCQLLSSKAWVGITERLCNFAF encoded by the exons ATGGCTATTGTTGGTGAG ATCGTGGAGGTTCAAGGCCTTTCTGGAGGGAAGGATGGTTTTCGTATAACTTCGAGACTTTTCTTTCGTGTGCTCTCAGTCTCAGGTGGTGCATTAAATGG CTTCAAGCTTATTTTCTCATGCTTGATGACATCATGGACAACTCTGTCACACAGTGTGCTCAGCCTTGCTGGTTCGGACCGCCAAAG GTTTTCGAGGACACGTTTGGAAGACTCGATTTACAAGAACACCTCACAGCCTCCGTATCTTTTCCGGCCTGCCTTAGCTAAG AGTAATCTATCTATGGTCCCATTACTCGGCAAG gttCCGAGCCAGCCAAGCAATGGCCAAGGAGACGCCCTTGTTAGCCTTCAATCAG GTCTTTCCGGTTCTTGGTGTGGGTTTAACGGGATCTTTGTTTGCCAACTTCTCTCGTCCAAAGCGTGGGTGGGGATCACAGAGAGGTTATGCAATTTtgctttttaa
- the LOC104721070 gene encoding uncharacterized protein LOC104721070 isoform X2 — MPTLRTRAKCSIPTTNPNPTVGGGNPNVSSVYEKCREDRIKENLQRMQSLGILDLSLKLKSDTRPVKRRYGCKSPRDTPPSPLQLSVSTRRSSRLKDAAPVTYAEEPVVKRGKKASKDEIVMWVGEGVRPEIYTDEHEKLLGNTERTWELFVDGYDKDGKRIYDPVRGKTCHQCRQKTLGYHTKCSECNPSVRGQFCGDCLYMRYGEHVLEALENVNWICPVCRGICNCSLCRTQNGWLPTGAAYRKILKLGYKSVAHYLIQTNKQSETSEDDETDAAEDNQASAKRSLSFKEAKESAEEDHLLLTITDGLRDVDNVEDGTNKNPDSARKSLGFLSSGDNQTSVNDVQVLGGGVKALDVNEMDPGTPVIINLEAQCKGNRENISKRKLAVEPNPNSIGGRLRQRRKCQV, encoded by the exons ATGCCTACGTTGAGAACGAGAGCTAAATGTTCGATTCCCACCACAAACCCTAATCCAACCGTCGGAGGAGGAAACCCAAACGTCTCCTCCGTCTACGAGAAATGCAGAGAAGACAGGATCAAGGAGAATCTTCAGAGGATGCAGAGTCTCGGAATCTTAGATCTCTCCCTTAAACTCAAATCCGATACCCGACCCGTTAAAAGGCGTTACGGTTGTAAATCCCCGCGAGACactcctccttctcctcttcAGCTTTCAGTCTCCACCAGACGATCCTCAAG ATTGAAGGATGCTGCGCCAGTTACCTATGCTGAGGAACCTGTAGTGAAGAGGGGTAAAAAAGCATCTAAAGATGAGATTGTTATGTGGGTAGGAGAAGGCGTAAGGCCAGAGATTTACACTGACGAACATGAGAAACTGCTAGGTAACACTGAACGAACTTGGGAGCTTTTCGTCGATGGTTACGACAAAGATGGTAAACGCATTTATGATCCTGTTAGAGGAAAGACTTGCCACCAGTGCAG GCAGAAGACCCTCGGTTATCATACCAAATGCAGCGAATGTAATCCATCCGTCCGAGGTCAATTCTGTGGAGATTGTTTATACATGAG ATATGGAGAACATGTTCTTGAAGCTCTGGAAAACGTGAATTGGATTTGTCCAGTCTGTCGCGGGATCTGCAACTGCAGTTTATGTCGTACACAAAACGGGTGGCTCCCAACTGGTGCAGCTTACAGGAAG ATACTTAAACTCGGGTACAAGTCTGTTGCACATTATCTGATTCAAACCAACAAGCAGTCGGAAACAAGTGAGGATGATGAAACTGATGCCGCTGAAGATAATCAAGCTTCTGCAAAGAGATCGCTTTCTTTCAAAGAAGCAAAGGAATCTGCGGAAGAAGATCATCTCCTTCTGACGATTACTGATGGGCTTCGAGACGTTGATAATGTTGAGGATGGCACAAACAAGAATCCGGATTCAGCTAGAAAGTCATTGGGCTTCTTGTCTTCTGGGGACAATCAAACTTCAGTGAATGATGTTCAAGTGCTAGGCGGTGGTGTCAAGGCATTGGATGTGAACGAGATGGATCCAGGAACTCCTGTGATCATCAACCTTGAGGCTCAATGCAAAGGGAACCGAGAAAACATAAGCAAGAGGAAACTGGCTGTTGAACCAAACCCAAACAGCATCGGTGGAAGACTGAGACAGCGTCGTAAGTGTCAAGTttga
- the LOC104721070 gene encoding cell division cycle-associated protein 7 isoform X1 → MPTLRTRAKCSIPTTNPNPTVGGGNPNVSSVYEKCREDRIKENLQRMQSLGILDLSLKLKSDTRPVKRRYGCKSPRDTPPSPLQLSVSTRRSSRLKQEPPITRRSSRLKDAAPVTYAEEPVVKRGKKASKDEIVMWVGEGVRPEIYTDEHEKLLGNTERTWELFVDGYDKDGKRIYDPVRGKTCHQCRQKTLGYHTKCSECNPSVRGQFCGDCLYMRYGEHVLEALENVNWICPVCRGICNCSLCRTQNGWLPTGAAYRKILKLGYKSVAHYLIQTNKQSETSEDDETDAAEDNQASAKRSLSFKEAKESAEEDHLLLTITDGLRDVDNVEDGTNKNPDSARKSLGFLSSGDNQTSVNDVQVLGGGVKALDVNEMDPGTPVIINLEAQCKGNRENISKRKLAVEPNPNSIGGRLRQRRKCQV, encoded by the exons ATGCCTACGTTGAGAACGAGAGCTAAATGTTCGATTCCCACCACAAACCCTAATCCAACCGTCGGAGGAGGAAACCCAAACGTCTCCTCCGTCTACGAGAAATGCAGAGAAGACAGGATCAAGGAGAATCTTCAGAGGATGCAGAGTCTCGGAATCTTAGATCTCTCCCTTAAACTCAAATCCGATACCCGACCCGTTAAAAGGCGTTACGGTTGTAAATCCCCGCGAGACactcctccttctcctcttcAGCTTTCAGTCTCCACCAGACGATCCTCAAG ATTGAAGCAGGAACCACCAATTACTCGGAGATCCTCTAG ATTGAAGGATGCTGCGCCAGTTACCTATGCTGAGGAACCTGTAGTGAAGAGGGGTAAAAAAGCATCTAAAGATGAGATTGTTATGTGGGTAGGAGAAGGCGTAAGGCCAGAGATTTACACTGACGAACATGAGAAACTGCTAGGTAACACTGAACGAACTTGGGAGCTTTTCGTCGATGGTTACGACAAAGATGGTAAACGCATTTATGATCCTGTTAGAGGAAAGACTTGCCACCAGTGCAG GCAGAAGACCCTCGGTTATCATACCAAATGCAGCGAATGTAATCCATCCGTCCGAGGTCAATTCTGTGGAGATTGTTTATACATGAG ATATGGAGAACATGTTCTTGAAGCTCTGGAAAACGTGAATTGGATTTGTCCAGTCTGTCGCGGGATCTGCAACTGCAGTTTATGTCGTACACAAAACGGGTGGCTCCCAACTGGTGCAGCTTACAGGAAG ATACTTAAACTCGGGTACAAGTCTGTTGCACATTATCTGATTCAAACCAACAAGCAGTCGGAAACAAGTGAGGATGATGAAACTGATGCCGCTGAAGATAATCAAGCTTCTGCAAAGAGATCGCTTTCTTTCAAAGAAGCAAAGGAATCTGCGGAAGAAGATCATCTCCTTCTGACGATTACTGATGGGCTTCGAGACGTTGATAATGTTGAGGATGGCACAAACAAGAATCCGGATTCAGCTAGAAAGTCATTGGGCTTCTTGTCTTCTGGGGACAATCAAACTTCAGTGAATGATGTTCAAGTGCTAGGCGGTGGTGTCAAGGCATTGGATGTGAACGAGATGGATCCAGGAACTCCTGTGATCATCAACCTTGAGGCTCAATGCAAAGGGAACCGAGAAAACATAAGCAAGAGGAAACTGGCTGTTGAACCAAACCCAAACAGCATCGGTGGAAGACTGAGACAGCGTCGTAAGTGTCAAGTttga
- the LOC104727536 gene encoding pre-mRNA-splicing factor SLU7-A-like, whose product MATASVAFKSREDHRKQLELEEARKAGLAPAEVDEDGKEINPHIPQYMSSAPWYLKSEKPSLKHQKNWKVDSVGRKKIWYDRGAKIHQAEKYRKGACKNCGAMTHDVKACMDRPRKIGAKYTNMYIAPDEKIESFELDYDGKRDRWNGYDPSSYRHVVASYEAKDEARKKYLKEQKLKKLEEKLNKNGGDGATSDGEEEDDELRVDEAKVDESKQTDFAKVEKRVRTTGGGSTGTVRNLRIREDPAKYLLNLDLNSAHYDPKTRSMREDPLPDADPNDKFYLGDNHYRNSGQALDFKQLNVHSWEAFDKGQDMHMQAAPSQAELLYRNFKAGKDKLKSQTKQTIMEKYGDAATRDEIPMELLLGQSERQVEYDRAGRVIKGQEMVIIPKSKYEEDVHTNNHTSVWGSWWKDHQWGYKCCQQTIRNSYCTGSAGIEAAEASLDLMKANIARKEASEESPKKVEEKRMASWGTDTPEDLELNEEALANALRKEDLSRKEEKNERKRKYNVEYTNDVTPEEMEAYRMKRVHHEDPMKDFLG is encoded by the exons ATGGCTACAGCTTCAG TTGCTTTTAAGTCTAGGGAAGATCATAGGAAGCAATTAGAATTAGAGGAAGCTCGTAAAGCCGGGCTTGCTCCTGCTGAGGTAGACGAGGATGGAAAAGAAATCAATCCTCACATACCACAGTATATGTCATCTGCTCCATGGTATCTCAAGTCTGAAAAACCC AGTTTGAAGCATCAAAAGAATTGGAAAGTTGATTCCGTCGGTCGCAAAAAGATATGGTATGATAGAGGTGCAAAGATCCATCAAGCTGAGAAATACAGGAAGGGAGCGTGTAAAAACTGTGGCGCAATGACGCACGATGTAAAAGCATGTATGGATAGACCTCGCAAGATTGGAGCAAAATACACAAACATGTACATTGCACCTGATGAGAAAATCGAGAGCTTTGAATTGGACTACGATGGGAAGAGGGACCGGTGGAATGGTTATGACCCTTCATCTTACCGTCATGTGGTGGCTAGTTATGAAGCAAAAGATGAGGCACGAAAGAAGTATCTCAAGGAGCAGAAACTTAAGAAACTAGAGGAAAAGCTTAACAAAAACGGTGGTGATGGTGCAACCAGTGATggcgaggaagaagatgacgagTTAAGAGTTGATGAAGCCAAGGTTGATGAGAGCAAGCAGACGGATTTTGCAAAGGTTGAGAAACGTGTTCGTACGACTGGTGGTGGTAGCACAGGAACTGTAAGGAATCTGCGTATCAGAGAAGACCCTGCAAAATACCTACTCAACCTTGATCTCAACTCTGCTCATTATGACCCAAAAACTCGATCTATGCGTGAAGATCCACTTCCAGATGCAGATCCAAATGATAAGTTCTATCTG GGAGATAATCACTATAGAAACAGTGGCCAAGCTCTAGATTTCAAACAGCTAAACGTTCATTCATGGGAAGCATTTGACAAGGGACAGGACATGCATATGCAAGCGGCTCCATCCCAAGCTGAATTGCTCTACAGGAACTTTAAGGCTGGAAAGGACAAACTCAAGTCTCAGACAAAGCAAACAATCATGGAAAAGTATGGGGATGCAGCTACAAGAGATGAAATTCCTATGGAGCTTTTGCTTGGCCAAAGCGAAAGACAAGTTGAGTATGACAGAGCAGGGAGGGTTATAAAGGGGCAAGAGATGGTAATAATTCCGAAAAGTAAATATGAAGAAGATGTTCATACTAACAATCACACAAGTGTTTGGGGTTCTTGGTGGAAAGATCACCAATGGGGATACAAGTGTTGCCAGCAAACCATTCGCAACAGCTATTGCACTGGTTCTGCTGGAATCGAAGCTGCAGAGGCGTCCCTTGATCTGATGAAGGCTAACATTGCTCGCAAAGAAGCTTCTGAAG AGAGCCCAAAGAAGgttgaagagaagagaatggCCTCATGGGGAACCGATACTCCTGAAGATTTGGAATTGAACGAGGAAGCACTAGCCAATGCTCTtagaaag GAGGATTTGAgtaggaaagaagaaaaaaacgagagAAAACGCAAATACAATGTCGAATACACAAACGATGTGACTCCGGAAGAGATGGAAGCTTACAGGATGAAGAGAGTTCACCACGAGGATCCAATGAAAGATTTCCTCGGCTGA
- the LOC104721072 gene encoding nuclear pore complex protein NUP58-like yields the protein MSFGNMFSTPQQQQTPQPLFQTPQPMFQPQQSGSFFSQPQQQQQQPQQTSLFQPQQFQQQQQQLQNQQQQQQQQQVQQLYLFTNDKAPANYSTKWADLHPDSQKLLLQIEEKILEHRSESQRLDQCSRLYDSSVSSEGFEFDASRIVQELGGINTAMDRQKAVLHELMIVAKDMLRNAEIAVRSFMMQQPRFPHWKQGGGVVSVGSQTSQAQGANPAPASAGQQQAVTTTVQVSDFYRGVPKKPTVFLQQTVVRFEKYLNECRQWVEELEQLLALDSDKYSRHASLLESLPKVMSNVHDFFVHVAAKVESFHQYIESMRTSYLADQRRRGECHDPFLEADRRETAKQEAAAKRVHPTLHLPASTASTQPSTQVAGLITSSATPGASNAPQPSAAVTTSNPSSGAGFSFPNTPASAPSSSLFATPSSAAPVSSLFGPSPTPAQTPLFGSSPASTFGSAPSLFGQTTPSLGAMPSQFAGTTGSGASFNSMTKSSRPKSRTTRR from the exons ATGTCGTTCGGTAATATGTTCTCTACCCCACAGCAACAGCAGACGCCTCAGCCGCTTTTTCAAACTCCGCAACCGATGTTTCAGCCGCAGCAGAGCGGTTCCTTCTTCTCGCAAccccagcagcagcagcaacaaccgCAGCAAACGTCGTTGTTTCAGCCGCAACAGTtccagcagcagcaacaacaactacagaatcagcaacagcagcagcagcagcagcaagtaCAGCAGCTGTATCTCTTCACCAACGATAAAGCTCCGGCCAATTACAGTACCAAGTGGGCCGATCTTCATCCCGATTCTCAGAAACTACTGCTTCAGATTGA agagaagataTTGGAGCATAGAAGTGAAAGTCAGAGATTAGATCAGTGTAGTCGACTGTATGATTCTTCTGTATCCAGTGAAGGGTTCGAGTTTGATGCTAGCCGCATTGTTCAG GAGCTTGGTGGGATTAATACTGCCATGGACAGACAAAAAGCTGTTCTTCATGAGCTTATGATTGTTGCCAAAGATATGTTGCGTAATGCAGAGATTGCAGTTCGTTCTTTTATGATGCAACAGCCAAGATTCCCTCATTGGAAGCAAGGAGGAGGAGTTGTTAGTGTTGGTTCTCAAACATCTCAGGCGCAGGGAGCAAATCCAGCTCCTGCTTCCGCTGGTCAACAACAAGCAGTTACTACAACGGTTCAAGTTTCTGATTTTTACCGTGGGGTTCCGAAGAAACCAACTGTTTTCCTACAGCAAACTGTTGTTAGGTTTGAGAAGTATCTAAACGAGTGCCGGCAATGGGTTGAAGAGCTGGAGCAATTGCTCGCCTTGGATTCTGACAAGTATAGTCGACATGCTTCCCTTTTAGAATCTCTTCCAAAAGTCATGTCTAATGTTCATGACTTCTTTGTTCATGTCGCTGCTAAG gTAGAGAGTTTTCACCAATATATTGAATCAATGAGAACATCGTATCTTGCTGACCAGCGCCGAAGAGGAGAATGCCATGATCCGTTTCTTGAGGCTGATCGAAGGGAAACAGCAAAACAGGAAGCTGCTGCCAAAAGGGTCCACCCAACTCTGCATCTACCTGCTTCTACTGCAAGTACACAACCCTCGACACAGGTTGCTGGGTTGATTACGAGTTCAGCAACTCCTGGGGCTTCAAATGCTCCACAGCCATCTGCAGCTGTTACAACATCAAACCCTTCTTCAGGAGCTGGTTTTTCGTTTCCCAACACACCTGCTTCTGCACCTTCGTCTTCTCTCTTTGCTACACCATCTTCTGCTGCTCCTGTCTCGTCTTTGTTTGGACCATCCCCTACTCCCGCACAGACGCCATTATTTGGCTCTTCCCCAGCTTCTACATTTGGTTCCGCTCCATCTTTGTTTGGCCAGACAACTCCATCACTTGGTGCTATGCCTTCACAATTTGCAG GTACTACAGGATCAGGAGCAAGCTTTAATTCTATGACA AAATCTTCAAGGCCAAAATCTCGAACTACACGTCGTTAG
- the LOC104721073 gene encoding methylesterase 9-like, translating to MKHYLLVHGGCHGAWCWYKVKPVLEDSGHRVTLVDLTASGLNMSKVEEIQTLEDYTKPLLEVLDSLGSDEKVILVAHSLGGISVALAADMFPSKISVAVFITSFMPDTTNPPSYVFEKFLGSVSEEDRMNMELGTYGTNDRPLTTILLGTKFLAEKMYQLSPVEDFELAKTLVRVGPAVTRNLTGTGSLTEEGYGSVTRVYIVCQEDKGLTTELQRWIIENFLVEEVMEIKDADHMPMFSKPLELCDRLLKIADKYA from the exons ATGAAGCACTATCTTCTTGTTCACGGCGGTTGCCACGGCGCGTGGTGCTGGTACAAGGTCAAGCCGGTGCTGGAAGATTCAGGCCACCGTGTGACCCTTGTTGATCTAACGGCTTCTGGTTTGAACATGAGCAAAGTGGAAGAAATTCAGACTTTGGAGGATTACACTAAACCATTGCTTGAGGTTCTTGATTCGCTTGGTTCGGATGAAAAGGTTATCCTGGTCGCGCATAGCCTCGGAGGGATATCGGTTGCTCTTGCAGCCGACATGTTTCCTAGTAAGATCTCTGTTGCTGTCTTCATTACCTCTTTCATGCCCGACACAACGAATCCACCTTCTTACGTTTTCGAAAAG TTTCTCGGAAGTGTTTCGGAAGAAGACCGGATGAATATGGAGCTTGGGACATATGGGACAAATGATCGTCCTCTAACCACTATTCTTCTTGGAACTAAGTTCTTAGCCGAGAAGATGTATCAACTTTCTCCAGTCGAA GATTTTGAATTGGCCAAAACATTGGTGAGAGTTGGACCGGCAGTTACCAGAAACCTGACGGGTACAGGAAGCTTAACGGAGGAAGGATATGGTTCAGTTACTCGTGTGTACATTGTATGCCAAGAGGACAAGGGCTTAACCACAGAGCTCCAGCGATGGATAATCGAGAACTTCCTTGTTGAAGAAGTAATGGAGATCAAAGATGCAGATCATATGCCAATGTTCTCCAAGCCACTTGAACTGTGTGATCGTCTGCTAAAGATTGCTGATAAATACGCGTAA
- the LOC104721074 gene encoding methylesterase 9-like, whose translation MMMKQYVLVHGGCHGAWSWYKVKPLLERSGHRVTVVDLTASGVNVSRVEEIQTLEDLAKPLLDVLDSFGYDDKVILVAHSLGGIPAALAADMFASKISVAVFVTSFMPDTRNPPSYVFEKHVGTISEKERMNLEFGSYGTNDRPLMTVLLGPKYLEKMYLLSPIEDFELAKALVRVTPAITSNLTGTKSLTEQGYGSINRVYIVCGEDKGLSVDYQRWIIENSPVKEVMEIKDADHMPMFSKPLELCDCLLKIADKYA comes from the exons atgatgatgaagcagtATGTGCTTGTTCACGGAGGCTGCCACGGCGCTTGGAGCTGGTACAAGGTGAAGCCTTTGCTGGAACGTTCCGGCCACCGTGTCACGGTTGTTGATCTGACGGCTTCTGGTGTGAACGTGAGCAGAGTAGAAGAGATTCAGACTTTGGAGGATCTCGCTAAGCCTTTGCTCGATGTCCTTGACTCGTTTGGCTACGATGATAAAGTAATCCTCGTCGCGCATAGCCTAGGAGGTATACCAGCTGCTCTTGCAGCCGACATGTTTGCTAGTAAAATCTCTGTTGCTGTCTTCGTAACTTCTTTTATGCCCGACACTAGGAATCCACCTTCATACGTGTTCGAAAAG CATGTTGGGACCATTTCAGAAAAAGaacggatgaatttggagtttggGAGCTACGGAACAAATGATCGTCCTCTAATGACTGTTCTTCTTGGACCTAAGTACTTGGAGAAAATGTATCTGCTATCTCCTATCGAA GATTTCGAATTGGCCAAAGCGTTGGTGAGAGTTACACCGGCTATAACCAGTAATCTGACGGGGACAAAGAGCTTAACGGAACAAGGATATGGATCTATCAATCGTGTGTATATTGTCTGCGGAGAAGATAAGGGTTTAAGTGTGGATTATCAACGATGGATTATCGAAAACTCTCCGGTTAAGGAAGTGATGGAGATCAAAGATGCAGATCATATGCCAATGTTCTCCAAGCCACTTGAACTGTGTGACTGTCTTCTTAAGATTGCTGATAAATATGCCTAA